A window of Myxococcales bacterium genomic DNA:
CACGACGACCTGCGGCACGCCGGCGGCGGCGAACTGTTTGCGCAACAATGCGCCGGGCAGCGAACGCGAACGGCCCGGTTCGGGCGACTGCGCGATGAAGGTTTCGGCCAGTTGAGCGGGCAGCACGTCGCGCGGCACGTCAGGCAACAGGTCCGCCAGACTGATGCGATCCTGATTGACGCTCAGCGATTCGGGCACTTGCCAGCGGGGCGAAGCGGCCCAAACCACCGCACCGAATACCAGCGTCAGCAGCAGCGTGAACAACAATCCCATGGGGCGCGCCTTATTCAATCCGGTTAACCCATAATCCGCGTCGTGGCCTGCAACATGGTGTCGGCCGCCGCGATCACGCGGGAGGAAGTTTCGTAAGCGCGTTGCGCCACGATCATGTTGACCATTTCCTCGACCAGGTTGACGTTGCTCATCTCCAGAAAGCCCTGCGACAGCGTGCCGATGCCGTTCTCGCCCGGCGTGCCGAGCGTCGGCGAGCCGGAGGCCGCCGTTTCCGAGGTCAGGTTGCGGCCCAGCGACCGCAGGCCCGCCGGATTGGGGAACCGCGCCAGTTGGATCTGGCCCACTTCCTCCGCCGCTGCCTGCCCCGGTCGCACCACGCTGAGCGTGCCGTCCGCGCCGACCGTGATTTCCGTGGCATCGCTGGGGATGGTGATTTCCGGCTGTAGCGGATAGCCGTCGGGACTGACGATCGTGCCTTCGGAATTCAGGCGGAAATTACCCGCCCGGCTGTAGGACAGTTCGCCGGTCGGCAGCAGGATCTGGAAAAAGCCTTCGCCTTCGATCGCGATATCCAGTTGGTTGCCGGTGTTCTGGATTTCGCCCTCGCCGAAATTCTTCTGCACGCCGGAGGTTTTAACGCCCAACCCGATCTGAATGCCGGTGGGGACGGTCTGGCCGGCGGAAGTATAGGTGCCTGGCGCCTGCATCGTCTGGTAGAGCAGATCCTCGAAATCCGCCCGGTTGGCCTTGAAGCCGACCGTGTTGACGTTGGCCAGGTTATTGGAAATCACGTCGATTTTCAGTTGCTGGGCTCCCATTCCGGTGGAAGCCGACCAAAGCGCGCGCATCATGGCTCTATCCTCCTCCCGCTTAAGACGGAATTGACGGTAATACCTGATTGGCCCGTTCGTTCAGGTTGTTGTCGAGGGTGATGACCCGTTGATAGGACTCGAAGGCCCGGGTCGTCTGCACGATGTTGGTGACCTCACGAATCAGATTGACGTTGCTGCCCTCGATCACCCCCTGGCGAATCGCCGGCGTTTCCATCGGCCCGATTCGCGTCTCCCGGCCCGCGGCGAACCGTTTGCCGCCGACCTTCACCAGCGTTTCCGGATTCTCGACCTTTTGAATCAGGAACCGCCCGATTTCCTCGCCGTTCTGATAGACCAGCCCCGTGTCGTCGATGACCAGATCGACCGGCATGCCGTCCTGCACCTGGATCGGCCCGCCCTCGCCGGCCACGATGTGACCGTCGTCGGTCACCAATTGTCCCTGTTCGTCGAGGCGGAAATCGCCGGCGCGGGTCAGTTGGTCGCCCTTGTCGGTCTGGATGGTGAAATAGCCCTCGCCGTCGATGGCGAAATTCAACTGGTTGCCGGTCACCGTCAGCGGGCCGGGCGAGAAATCGGTGTGGGTCCGGATGCGCTCGTTGATCGAGTTGATCGATTCGCGCTCGCGGGCGAATTCCGGCCGCTGGATTTGGGCCAGATAGGAGGAGAAGGTGATGCGGTCCCCCTTGAACCCCGGCGTATCGACGTTGGCCAGATTGTTGGCCGTGACGTCGAGTTGGCGCATCTGAAAGATGCTACCCGCCACGGCATTCCAGATCGTATTCATGTGGGCACACTCCTTTTTCACCGGACGTCCCGTCCAGACGCAAAGCGGATGCCAAGGTGCGAAACTTTTCGTATCAAATTGTTTTTATTGATGTTTTTTTAAATGGCGCCGCGGCCTCGCATTTCAAACCGGCTGTCTTTGCCTAGCCGTGGGGGCAAGGCTTGCCGCTGGGGACGAACGAGCGCGAGACCGACCCGGCGCGGCTTTTCGGCCGGATTTTTCCCTTGACAACCGATGTAATCATGTGATTACATGCAAGCAATCACATGAATACAAAAACGGCAA
This region includes:
- the flgG gene encoding flagellar basal-body rod protein FlgG; protein product: MMRALWSASTGMGAQQLKIDVISNNLANVNTVGFKANRADFEDLLYQTMQAPGTYTSAGQTVPTGIQIGLGVKTSGVQKNFGEGEIQNTGNQLDIAIEGEGFFQILLPTGELSYSRAGNFRLNSEGTIVSPDGYPLQPEITIPSDATEITVGADGTLSVVRPGQAAAEEVGQIQLARFPNPAGLRSLGRNLTSETAASGSPTLGTPGENGIGTLSQGFLEMSNVNLVEEMVNMIVAQRAYETSSRVIAAADTMLQATTRIMG
- the flgF gene encoding flagellar basal-body rod protein FlgF, coding for MNTIWNAVAGSIFQMRQLDVTANNLANVDTPGFKGDRITFSSYLAQIQRPEFARERESINSINERIRTHTDFSPGPLTVTGNQLNFAIDGEGYFTIQTDKGDQLTRAGDFRLDEQGQLVTDDGHIVAGEGGPIQVQDGMPVDLVIDDTGLVYQNGEEIGRFLIQKVENPETLVKVGGKRFAAGRETRIGPMETPAIRQGVIEGSNVNLIREVTNIVQTTRAFESYQRVITLDNNLNERANQVLPSIPS